The Pseudomonas nunensis genome includes the window CTGGTCCAGGCGAAACGGCACCGACACTGCCACTGCACCGAGCACGCCGCTGTCGCTGCCGGTTTCGCCCAAATGCTTGAGCAGCACGTTGCCGCCCAATGAGTAACCCACCGCATACAACGGCGCGAGCGGTCGCTTGGCTTTCAGGTGCTGGATGGCTTCGGCCAGGTCTTCACTGGCACCGGAGTGGTAGCTGCGCGGCAACAGATTCGGTTCGCCCGAACAGCCGCGCCAGTTCAGCGCAACGCTGGCCCAACCTTGATCCCCGAGGACTTTTTGCAAGCCCGCCACGTAAGGCGAGTTCGACGAACCGGTCAGCCCGTGTAACACCAGCACCAACGGTGCCGTGGCGGTGTGCGGACCGTGCCAGTCGAGGTCGAGGAAGTCGCCATCCTCGAGCCACAGGCGTTCACGTTCACGTTCGATATGCGTGGTTTTGCGCCATAGCGGTCCCCACAAGGTTTGCAAGTGCGGGTTACTGAGCCCGAAGGCCGGGGTGAAGCGTTCTGGCGGATGGGGCACGATTGCTCTCGATGCAGCGGTGCGCAACCGGTGCGCACCTTTATCAGGCTAGTCGATTATTCAGCGATCTTCGCCGTACGCTGCCACAACGCGTAGTAAACCCGACCGGATTTCTGTTCCCGGTGCAGGCGCCAGTTACCTGGCAAGCCCAGTGCTGATGGGGCGTTTTCGCTTTCGGTGTAGACCCAGGCGTCATCGGCCAGCCACTGACGCTCTTCGAGCAAGGCGCAAACGCCCGGCAACAGGTCTTGGTTGAACGGCGGGTCGAGGAACACCACGTCATACGCCGTCGCAGTCTGGGTTTCCAGGTAGCGCAAAGCGTCGGCAGTCTGTACCTGGCCGGTGGTGCAGCGCAGGGTGCCGAGGTGTTCCTTGATGCTGGACACCGCGATGTTGCTCGCATCCAGCGCCTGGCCCATGGCGGCACCACGGGACAAGGCTTCGAGGAACAGCGCGCCGCTGCCGGCAAACGGATCCAGCACCTTGGCTCCGGCGATGTACGGCGCGAGCCAGTTGAACAGGGTTTCACGCACCCGGTCCGGGGTCGGGCGCAGGCCCGGCGCATCGGGGAAGCTCAGCTTTCGGCTGCCCCATTCACCGCCGATGATGCGCAGTTGGTTCACGCCGTTATGCACGTTGTGAACAGGTTTTTTAGGACGCGATGGACTGGCCATTAATGCTCCGGAACCCCGAGCGGCTGCTCGGTGGGTTTATCAGATGGGGCCGGTAACGGCTTTTGCGGCACGGTCGGGCCAGCGGTGACGATGACCATTTTGTCCGTGCTCAGGTGTTTGTTCAGTGCGGCTTTCACCTGCTCGACGGTCAGGCTCTGGGACTGCTGCATGAAATCTTCAAGATAATTCAGCGGCAAGTTGTAGAAACCCATGGCGCCGAGCTGGCCGACGATATCGGCGTTGCTGGCGGTGGACAGCGGGAAGCTGCCGGCGAGTTCACGCTTGGCGTCGTCGAGTTCTTTCTGGGTCGGGCCGGTTTTAAGGTAGTCGGCGAGCACGTCCTGCACCAGTTTCAGCGTGCCCTCGCTCATTTCGGCGCGGGTCTGCAGGTTGATCATGAACGGACCGCGGGCCTGCATCGGGGTGAAGCCCGAGTAGACGCCGTAGGCCAGGCCGCGCTTCTCGCGCACTTCGCTCATCAAGCGAGTGCCGAAACCGCCGCCACCAAGGATCTGGTTGCCCAGGGACAGCGCCGCGTAGTCCGGGTCATCACGGTCGATGCCCAGTTGCGCGAGCATCAGGTTGGTCTGCTTGGACGGGAACTCGATGTGGCCGATGCTCGCCTGGGGCTCGACCGGTTGCGGGATTTTCGCCAGGGCCGGGCCTTTCGGCAGGGCGCTGGAGACTTGCGCGGCAATCGCCTCGGCCTCGGCGCGGGACAGGTCACCGACCAGTGCAATCACCACGTTGCCGGCTGCGTAAGCTTTCTCGTGGAAAGCGCGCAACTGCGCCAGAGTGATCGCCGGAACGGTTTTCGCCGTGCCGTCGCTGGAGTTGGCGTAAGGATGATCGCCGTACAAGCGCTTCATAAGCTCAAGGCCCGCCAGTTTGCCGGGGTTCTGCTTCTGGTATTCGAAACCGGCGAGCATCTGGTTCTTGATGCGTGCGAACGAGTCGGCGGGAAAGGTCGGCTTGCCGATGACTTCAGAGAACAACTGCAAGGCCGGCTCGCGTTTGTCCACGGCGCTTAAACTGCGCAGCGACGCGACCGCCATGTCCTTGTAAGCACCGTTGCCGAAGTCCGCGCCCAGGCCTTCGAAGCCTTGGGCGATGGCACCGACGTCTTTGCCAGCCACGCCTTCGTTGAGCATGGCGTTGGTCAGCAGCGCGAGACCGGGTGCGTTGCCGTCCTGGCTGCTGCCGGCGGCGAAGATCAGGCGCATGTCGAACATCGGCAGCTCACGCGCCTCGACGAACAACACCTTGGCGCCTTCGGCCGTGGTCCAGCTCTGCACATTCATGTTGCGATGGCTCGGGGCTTTGCCGTCGAGCTCAGCCAGCGATTGCAGCTTCTGGCTGGACTTGGCTTTGTCGAGGGCTTCGCTGGCCTTGGAATCATCAGGGCGCAACAGGTAGACCGTCGCCGAACCGATCAATGCCACCAGGATCAGCCCGATCAGCGCCAGGCGTGGTTTTTTACGCTCACTCATGAGTCGTCTCCAGTGGAAGTACATGGGCGACGCTGAGACGTTCGCGGGTGAAATACAGCTTGGCGGCTTTCTGGATGTCTTCTGGGGTGACGCTTTCCAGGTCGGCCAGTTCGGTGTCCATCAATTTCCACGACAGGCCGACGGTTTCCAGTTGGCCGATAGCGGTGGCCTGGCTGGTGATCGAGTCACGCTCGTAGACCAGGCCGGCAATCACCTGAGCCCGCACGCGCTCCAGCTCTTCAGCCGAAGGCGCGGTGGTTTTCAGCTGCTCAAGCAACTTCCACAGACCGGCTTCGGCCTGGGCCATGGTTTTGTTCTTTTGCGTGTTCGGGCTGGCGGACAGGGTGAACAGGCTGTCGCCACGGGTGTAGGCGTCGTAGCTCGACGAACCGCCGGACACCAGCTCTTCGCCGCGCTCCAGTTGCGTCGGGATACGTCCGCTGTAACCGCCATCGAGCAGGGCGGAGATCAGGCGCAAGGCGTTCACCGAGCGCTTGTCTTCGGCGGTGGCGATGCTCGGCACGTTGAAGGCCAGCATCAGGCTCGGCAGTTGGGTTTGCACGTGCAGGGTGATCTGCCGTTCGCCGGGTTCGGCCAGTTCCAGCGGGATTTTCGCCGGTGGCACATCGCGCTTGGCAATCGGGCCGAAGTAACGCTGGGCCAGGGCTTTGACTTCATCCGGGGTCACATCGCCTACCACCACAAGTGTGGCGTTGTTCGGCACGTACCAGGATTTGTACCAGTGGCGCAATTCTTCGACCTTCATGCGGTCCAGGTCAGCCATCCAGCCGATGGTCGGCGTGTGATAGCCGCTGGCCGGGTAGGCCATGGCCTTGAAACGTTCGTAGGCCTTGGACATCGGCTTGTCGTCGGTGCGCAGGCGACGTTCTTCCTTAATAACCTCGATCTCGCGGCTGAACTCGTCGGCCGGCAGTTTCAGGTTGGCCATGCGGTCGGCTTCAAGCTCGAAAGCCACGCCTAGGCGGTCGCGGGCCAGAACCTGGTAATAGGCCGTGAAATCGTCGCTGGTGAATGCGTTCTCTTCGGCGCCAAGGTCGCGCAGGA containing:
- a CDS encoding hydrolase codes for the protein MPHPPERFTPAFGLSNPHLQTLWGPLWRKTTHIERERERLWLEDGDFLDLDWHGPHTATAPLVLVLHGLTGSSNSPYVAGLQKVLGDQGWASVALNWRGCSGEPNLLPRSYHSGASEDLAEAIQHLKAKRPLAPLYAVGYSLGGNVLLKHLGETGSDSGVLGAVAVSVPFRLDQCADRIGQGFSKVYQAHFMREMVAYIKNKQRQFQHDGREDGLAALAALGSLENMRTFWDFDGRVTAPLNGFTDAEDYYRRASSRYFLGEIRTPTLIIQAADDPFVFPQSLPQADELSACTQFELQAKGGHVGFVDGSFRQPSYYLERRIPQWLTAAGRQ
- the rsmD gene encoding 16S rRNA (guanine(966)-N(2))-methyltransferase RsmD — protein: MASPSRPKKPVHNVHNGVNQLRIIGGEWGSRKLSFPDAPGLRPTPDRVRETLFNWLAPYIAGAKVLDPFAGSGALFLEALSRGAAMGQALDASNIAVSSIKEHLGTLRCTTGQVQTADALRYLETQTATAYDVVFLDPPFNQDLLPGVCALLEERQWLADDAWVYTESENAPSALGLPGNWRLHREQKSGRVYYALWQRTAKIAE
- a CDS encoding M16 family metallopeptidase: MSERKKPRLALIGLILVALIGSATVYLLRPDDSKASEALDKAKSSQKLQSLAELDGKAPSHRNMNVQSWTTAEGAKVLFVEARELPMFDMRLIFAAGSSQDGNAPGLALLTNAMLNEGVAGKDVGAIAQGFEGLGADFGNGAYKDMAVASLRSLSAVDKREPALQLFSEVIGKPTFPADSFARIKNQMLAGFEYQKQNPGKLAGLELMKRLYGDHPYANSSDGTAKTVPAITLAQLRAFHEKAYAAGNVVIALVGDLSRAEAEAIAAQVSSALPKGPALAKIPQPVEPQASIGHIEFPSKQTNLMLAQLGIDRDDPDYAALSLGNQILGGGGFGTRLMSEVREKRGLAYGVYSGFTPMQARGPFMINLQTRAEMSEGTLKLVQDVLADYLKTGPTQKELDDAKRELAGSFPLSTASNADIVGQLGAMGFYNLPLNYLEDFMQQSQSLTVEQVKAALNKHLSTDKMVIVTAGPTVPQKPLPAPSDKPTEQPLGVPEH
- a CDS encoding M16 family metallopeptidase, whose protein sequence is MNALARRAAGLLLSTVCLPLSALAADPQPTHEFTLDNGLKVVVREDHRAPVVVSQVWYKVGSSYETPGQTGLSHALEHMMFKGSDKVGPGEASLILRDLGAEENAFTSDDFTAYYQVLARDRLGVAFELEADRMANLKLPADEFSREIEVIKEERRLRTDDKPMSKAYERFKAMAYPASGYHTPTIGWMADLDRMKVEELRHWYKSWYVPNNATLVVVGDVTPDEVKALAQRYFGPIAKRDVPPAKIPLELAEPGERQITLHVQTQLPSLMLAFNVPSIATAEDKRSVNALRLISALLDGGYSGRIPTQLERGEELVSGGSSSYDAYTRGDSLFTLSASPNTQKNKTMAQAEAGLWKLLEQLKTTAPSAEELERVRAQVIAGLVYERDSITSQATAIGQLETVGLSWKLMDTELADLESVTPEDIQKAAKLYFTRERLSVAHVLPLETTHE